One region of Miscanthus floridulus cultivar M001 chromosome 19, ASM1932011v1, whole genome shotgun sequence genomic DNA includes:
- the LOC136528246 gene encoding basic leucine zipper 23-like: MDDGDLDFSNPDTYLCPALGTDPPSSCSMDSYFDEILKDTEHHACTHTHTCNPPVHDLSHTHTCVHVHTKVVAASPGDGAETAESPSENNTTTGNSNAASKKRPSGNRAAVRKYREKKKAHTASLEEELVHLRALNQQLMKKLQSHAALEAEVARLRCLLVDIRGRIEGEIGAFPYQRPAAAVKNIDLVSSVDQGSFLGGAAAQVTNACDFRCNDQMYCNPGMQGAISGQVLGQGACDVASIQCIGSNKSGSTKLPVCGGMDTVSAVCLPNVEKK; this comes from the coding sequence ATGGACGACGGGGACCTGGATTTCTCCAACCCGGACACGTACCTGTGCCCGGCGCTCGGCACCGACCCGCCCAGCAGCTGCTCCATGGACAGCTACTTCGACGAGATCCTCAAGGACACGGAGCACCACGCCTGCACGCACACCCACACCTGCAACCCGCCCGTGCACGACCTCTCGCACACCCACACCTGCGTCCACGTCCACACCAAGGTCGTCGCCGCCTCGCCCGGCGACGGCGCGGAGACCGCCGAGTCGCCGTCTGAGAACAATACCACCACCGGCAACAGCAACGCCGCCTCCAAGAAGCGCCCCTCGGGGAACCGCGCCGCCGTCAGGAAGTAccgggagaagaagaaggcccACACTGCGTCGCTCGAGGAGGAGCTGGTCCACCTCCGGGCGCTGAACCAGCAGCTCATGAAGAAGCTCCAGAGCCACGCCGCGCTCGAGGCCGAGGTGGCCAGGCTTCGCTGCCTGCTCGTCGACATCAGGGGTAGGATCGAGGGGGAGATTGGCGCGTTTCCCTATcagaggccggcggcggcggtcaAGAACATCGATCTCGTGTCTAGTGTTGACCAGGGAAGCTTCCTCGGTGGTGCTGCGGCCCAGGTTACCAACGCCTGCGATTTCAGATGCAATGATCAGATGTATTGCAACCCTGGGATGCAGGGCGCTATCAGTGGTCAGGTGTTGGGACAAGGCGCCTGTGATGTCGCGAGTATCCAATGCATTGGAAGCAACAAGTCTGGATCCACTAAGCTACCTGTCTGTGGGGGAATGGATACAGTATCTGCTGTCTGCTTGCCAAATGTTGAAAAGAAGTGA
- the LOC136527512 gene encoding endoplasmin homolog has protein sequence MRKWALSSALLLLFLLTTLPDPAKKLQVNAEESSDDLANPPKVEEKLGAVPHGLSTDSDVAQREAESISRKTLRSSAEKFEFQAEVSRLMDIIINSLYSNKDIYLRELISNASDALDKIRFLSLTDKEVLGEGDTAKLEIQIKLDKEKKILSIRDRGIGMTKEDLIKNLGTIAKSGTSAFMEKMQSGGDLNLIGQFGVGFYSVYLVADYVEVVSKHNDDKQYVWESKADGSFAISEDTWNEPLGRGTEIRLHLRDEAKEYLEEDKLKDLVKKYSEFINFPIYLWSTKEVDVEVPADEGETSDEEDSTPETTEEETEEDEEKEKKPKTKTIKETTSEWELLNDVKAVWLRSPKEVTDEEYSKFYHSLAKDFGDDKPMGWSHFTAEGDVEFKALLFIPPKAPHDLYESYYNSNKSNLKLYVRRVFISDEFDDLLPKYLSFLRGIVDSDTLPLNVSREMLQQHSSLKTIKKKLIRKALDMIRKLAEEDPDEYSNKDKTDEEKSEVEEKKGQYAKFWNEFGKSIKLGIIEDATNRNRLAKLLRFESTKSDGKLASLDEYISRMKPGQKDIFYITGSSKEQLEKSPFLERLTKKNYEVIFFTDPVDEYLMQYLMDYEDKKFQNVSKEGLKLGKDSKLKDLKESFKELTDWWKKALESENVDSVKISNRLHNTPCIVVTSKYGWSANMEKIMQAQTLSDSSKQAYMRGKRVLEINPRHPIIKELRDKVAQDNESEELKHTARLVYQTALMESGFNLPDPKEFASSIYKSVQKSLDLSPDATVEEEDEAEEQPEVEEKESAKEESEPSYDKDEL, from the exons ATGCGCAAGTGGGCGCTCTCCTCCgcgctgctcctcctcttcctcctcaccaCCCTCCCCGACCCAG CTAAGAAGCTACAAGTGAATGCTGAGGAGAGCAGCGATGACTTAGCTAACCCACCGAAGGTAGAGGAGAAGCTTGGTGCTGTCCCTCATGGCCTGTCCACCGACTCTGACGTTGCCCAGAG GGAAGCCGAGTCTATCTCTAGGAAGACTCTCAGGAGCTCAGCCGAGAAGTTTGAGTTCCAAGCTGAGGTGTCCAGACTCATGGACATCATCATTAACTCACTCTACAGCAACAAGGATATCTACCTGAGGGAGCTCATCTCCAATGCCTCTGAT GCGTTGGATAAGATTAGGTTCCTTTCCCTTACTGATAAGGAGGTTCTGGGTGAAGGTGACACTGCAAAGCTTGAGATTCAG ATTAAGTTGGACAAAGAGAAGAAGATCCTCTCCATTCGGGATAGGGGTATTGGTATGACCAAGGAAGATCTTATTAAGAACCTCGGAACCATTGCTAAGTCTGGAACTTCAG CTTTTATGGAAAAGATGCAGTCTGGAGGTGACCTCAATCTTATTGGACAGTTTGGTGTTGGTTTCTACTCTGTGTACTTGGTTGCTGACTATGTCGAAGTGGTCAGCAAGCACAATGATGATAAACA ATATGTGTGGGAATCAAAAGCTGATGGATCATTTGCTATCTCTGAGGATACATGGAATGAGCCCCTTGGCCGTGGAACTGAGATAAGATTACATCTGCGAGATGAGGCCAAGGAGTACTTGGAAGAGGATAAGCTAAAG GATTTGGTGAAGAAGTACTCTGAGTTCATCAACTTCCCTATATATTTGTGGTCAACCAAGGAGGTTGATGTTGAAGTGCCAGCTGATGAGGGTGAGACAAGTGATGAAGAGGATTCAA CCCCAGAAACTACAGAGGAAGAGACAGAAGAAGatgaagagaaagagaaaaagcccAAGACGAAGACAATAAAGGAGACTACTTCTGAATGGGAACTTCTGAATGATGTGAAGGCTGTATGGCTTCGCAGCCCAAAGGAGGTTACTGATGAAGAGTACTCAAAGTTTTACCACTCACTAGCGAAG GACTTTGGTGATGACAAGCCTATGGGTTGGAGCCACTTCACTGCTGAAGGAGATGTTGAGTTCAAAGCTTTGCTCTTCATTCCTCCGAAGGCTCCACATGATCTCTATGAGAGTTACTACAACAGTAACAAGTCAAACCTCAAGCTGTATGTTAGAAGAGTTTTCATCTCTGATGAATTCGATGACCTTCTTCCGAAGTATCTCAGCTTTTTGAGG GGTATTGTTGACTCAGACACACTGCCCCTGAATGTGTCACGAGAAATGCTTCAACAACATAGCAGTCTcaagaccatcaagaagaagctgATCCGCAAAGCTCTTGATATGATTAGGAAACTTGCTGAAGAAGACCCTGATGAGTACAGCAACAAGGATAAGACAG ATGAAGAGAAAAGTGAGGTGGAGGAGAAGAAGGGCCAGTACGCCAAGTTCTGGAATGAGTTTGGCAAATCAATCAAGCTGGGTATCATTGAAGACGCAACTAACAGGAACCGCCTTGCAAAGCTTCTTAGATTTGAGAG TACCAAGTCGGATGGCAAACTTGCCTCCCTTGATGAGTACATTTCAAGGATGAAGCCAGGGCAGAAAGACATCTTCTACATCACGGGAAGCAGCAAAGAGCAGCTGGAGAAGTCTCCATTCCTTGAGAGGCTAACCAAGAAGAACTATGAG GTTATCTTCTTCACTGACCCTGTGGACGAGTACCTGATGCAATACCTGATGGACTACGAGGACAAGAAGTTCCAGAACGTGTCCAAGGAGGGCCTGAAGCTGGGCAAGGACTCGAAGCTCAAGGACCTCAAGGAGTCGTTCAAGGAGCTGACCGACTGGTGGAAGAAGGCCCTTGAGAGCGAGAACGTGGACTCGGTGAAGATCAGCAACCGGCTGCACAACACCCCCTGCATCGTCGTCACCTCCAAGTACGGGTGGAGCGCCAACATGGAGAAGATCATGCAGGCGCAGACTCTGTCGGACTCAAGCAAGCAGGCGTACATGCGCGGCAAGAGGGTGCTCGAGATCAACCCCAGGCACCCCATCATCAAGGAGCTCCGCGACAAGGTCGCCCAGGACAACGAG AGCGAGGAGCTGAAGCACACGGCGAGGCTGGTGTACCAGACGGCCCTGATGGAGAGCGGCTTCAACCTCCCTGACCCCAAGGAGTTCGCGTCCAGCATCTACAAGTCGGTGCAGAAGAGCCTGGACCTGAGCCCCGACGCCACCGTGGAGGAGGAAGACGAGGCCGAGGAACAGCCGGAGGTGGAAGAGAAGGAGTCGGCCAAGGAGGAATCGGAGCCGTCCTACGACAAGGACGAGCTGTAG
- the LOC136526559 gene encoding uncharacterized protein, with amino-acid sequence MQIFMKMRSNGKTIALEVEPSDKVGEVEAKIRDQQRIIFDSSSMRIAVKTLASSASGIESIIRFKVQQLVDGQTLADYGVRNESTLQVLVKMFAGQTITLGVDPSNTNGDDIKEMMVGDHQSLTFDGNELVDDGKTLAEYNVIMGSTLHLDA; translated from the exons ATGCAGATTTTCATGAAGATGCGAAGCAATggcaaaaccatagcccttgaggtcGAGCCCTCGGACAAAGTCGGCGAAGTCGAGGCGAAGATACGGGACCAGCAGAGGATCATCTTTGACAGCAGCAGCATGCGGATTGCTGTGAAGACACTCGCTAGCAGCGCTAGCGGCATCGAGTCCATCATCAGGTTCAAGGTGCAG CAGCTCGTGGACGGGCAGACGCTCGCCGATTACGGTGTCCGGAACGAATCCACCCTACAAGTTCTCGTGAAGATGTTCGCTGGCCAGACGATCACTCTAGGGGTCGACCCGTCGAACACCAATGGCGACGACATCAAGGAAATGATGGTCGGCGACCACCAGAGTCTCACCTTTGACGGCAATGAGCTTGTTGACGATGGGAAGACACTTGCTGAGTACAATGTCATTATGGGGTCAACTCTGCACCTTGATGCTTAG
- the LOC136529721 gene encoding uncharacterized protein yields the protein MLKTKDGGDSIGGGYWMLKRKKEASASEGAEIPKGTGKTEATLSEASEILKLKKEAFGATRLWREMGIPGALERWVKAREEEEAKQAEEARQPKKRKMVVKTKLPKTVIDVMKLQPCHCIDDMSDEELANQTDSFRELYALVKFVDDKMNAYEQALINQYDSKGYAKDDTEVADDRQAD from the coding sequence ATGCTGAAGACGAAGGATGGTGGCGACTCCATCGGTGGTGGGTACTGGatgctgaagaggaagaaggaggcgaGCGCGTCGGAGGGGGCTGAGATCCCCAAGGGAACAGGGAAGACGGAGGCGACCTTGTCAGAGGCGAGTGAGATCCTCAAGCTGAAGAAGGAGGCGTTTGGGGCGACACGCCTGTGGAGGGAGATGGGTATCCCGGGGGCGCTGGAGCGCTGGGTGAAggccagggaggaggaggaggccaagcAGGCGGAGGAGGCGCGGCAgccgaagaagaggaagatggtgGTCAAGACCAAGTTGCCCAAGACGGTCATCGATGTCATGAAGCTACAGCCCTGCCACTGCATCGATGACATGTCCGACGAGGAGCTGGCCAACCAGACCGACTCCTTCCGCGAGCTGTACGCGTTGGTGAAGTTCGTTGACGACAAGATGAATGCCTATGAGCAGGCTCTCATCAACCAATATGACAGCAAGGGCTATGCAAAGGACGATACCGAGGTCGCTGATGACAGACAGGCGGATTAG